Proteins found in one Aspergillus puulaauensis MK2 DNA, chromosome 8, nearly complete sequence genomic segment:
- a CDS encoding SGNH/GDSL hydrolase family protein (CAZy:CE16;~COG:S;~EggNog:ENOG410PK3Q;~InterPro:IPR001087,IPR036514;~PFAM:PF00657;~SECRETED:SignalP(1-20);~go_function: GO:0016788 - hydrolase activity, acting on ester bonds [Evidence IEA]) has product MVALPRTLAILLSALSTANAEKAHYWGPSEWKGLVTFGNSYTDDSRLGYFSSNDGTAPQVGWKQPVSNDSASGGYTWGHFASQIANLTRYNYAVSGAVCSNEITPRTFDAINAPFPSVLEYEIPAYIADSEYTEPNGNEFINIGPNETVYAIWIGTNDVGNNAFLTDSQVKGAVIPDFIECVYEALDAVYANGGRHFVIMNLAPLQLAPQYATYENGGLNSTSGYPDKGANITEISYRMWETVVTVNDVFHYKTAYESRIANRYPGAQLAVMDMYGLISDIWHNPTEYLASPSNVTGFVKHCDETTGDCERLPNEAAFLWFDELHPSERVDKVIGREFVNLVSGNNSRWAAYW; this is encoded by the exons ATGGTCGCGCTTCCGAGGACTCTTGCAATTTTGCTTTCAGCCCTGAGCACAGCAAATGCGGAGAAGGCTCACTATTGGGGCCCAAGCGAGTGGAAGGGCCTCGTCACATTTGGAAATAGCTATACCGACGATTCCCGGCTTGGATATTTCTCGAGTAACGATGGGACGGCACCACAGGTTGGTTGGAAACAGCCCGTT AGCAATGACTCGGCATCTGGAGGGTATACCTGGGGACACTTTGCGTCGCAAATAGCGAATCTGACTCGTTATAATTATGCCGTGTCAGGGGCTGTGTGCTCGAACGAGATTACACCGCGGACATTCGACGCCATCAATGCCCCGTTTCCTTCGGTTCTGGAATATGAGATCCCTGCGTATATTGCGGATAGCGAATACACCGAGCCAAATGGGAATGAGTTTATCAATATCGGGCCGAATGAGACCGTCTATGCTATATGGATTGGAACGAATGATGTGGGTAACAATGCTTTTCTCACGGACTCCCAGGTCAAAGGGGCTGTTATTCCAGACTTTATCGAGTGTGTCTATGAAGCCCTGGACGCGGTGTACGCCAATGGAGGCCGACACTTTGTGATCATGAACCTGGCGCCGTTGCAGCTGGCTCCACAGTATGCGACTTATGAGAACGGTGGGCTGAACTCAACAAGCGGATACCCCGATAAGGGGGCCAATATCACGGAGATTAGCTATCGGATGTGGGAGACTGTGGTTACAGTCAACGATGTGTTCCATTACAAGACGGCGTATGAGTCGAGAATTGCAAATCGGTACCCGGGGGCGCAGCTTGCGGTGATGGATATGTATGGCTTG ATCTCCGATATTTGGCATAATCCAACCGAATATCTGGCATCGCCGAGCAATGTCACCGGATTCGTAAAGCACTGCGATGAGACGACTGGGGACTGCGAGCGGCTTCCGAACGAGGCGGCCTTTCTTTGGTTT